The Paenibacillus yonginensis genome segment CGCCCGCGTCCTTGAGGATATCCGGGAGACCGGGGGCGCACTGCACTAAATAAGAACGCGTCTTGCAGGGTTCTGGGTCCCGCAGCGGACCTGAATAGTCTTCAGAGCGGGCCCCACTTGGTTGGGGTTATTTGCGTTCCCCTCTTTACCAGCCGGGGTCTTTACTTTATAGTTCCTCTTAATAAGAAGGGGAATTGGGGATTGGACAGGAATCGGCAAGTGTCGTGTAGAAAGGAATGGTATTTGAGAATTAGACCTAACAGAATATAGGAGAAGCGTAATGACAAAAGATGACAGTATGTTAGATGTTACGGAGCAGGAATTACAGCCGAACTCTATATTCGGAACGGCTGCAGGGATGGCGCTCATGGGTGAGGACGGAACCTTTATGAAAGTGAATCCTTCGCTCTGTAATTTCCTTGGTTACGAAGAGCAGGAGCTGTTGGGGGAACACGCGGAGAAAGTCATCCATCCGGAGGATTTACCTCTGATTATCAAGGATTACCACAGCTGGTCGGAAGACGGGATGGAAATTTTACATTTAGAAAACCGTTATTTACATAAAAAAGGCCATGTGCTGCGCGGGTTGGTTCGTGTCTCAAAGCTGCCGGTTATGGATACCTGTATTCTTGTCATTCATGTTACGGATTTGACTTGGGCCCGTCAGCACAATGGACGCAAAACCAATTGGGAAATCATGAAGACCCTTTACCACCTGGATTCGGACGCCGTAGCGGTTGTTAGTCTCGAAGGTCGGATTATCAGGGTAAACGGTGCCTTTGAGAAGATGTTCGATTATTCTGAAGCCGAAATTTTAGGACAACCCCCGCCTTTTATATCCAATGAGCCGTTGCAGACAATAATAACCGAGCTGAAGAGGAAAAAGGAATGTGCTCCGCTGCTGAAAATGGAATACGAAACCATTAAGCGGACCAAAGACGGACAGCTCATCTCCGTATATATCAAGTTGTTTCCGATCAGCGATGAATTTGGGAAATTAAATGCGATTGGTGCGGTCATCAAAGATATTACGGAGCAAGGGGTTTTAACCAGCCAGTTCCACGATCTTGTCGCGTTTAATCTGGATCCGATCCTGATCTTTAATCCGGGCGGTTATGTGGTTCAGAGCAACAAGGCGTTTACCGAGCTATTCGGCTGGACGATGGATCAGCTGCTGGATAAACACTGGAGCCGGCTTCCCTTTAGCGTATTGGAATTCCGTTCGGATTTCAGACAGCTTGCTGATAAGGTGCTGACGGACAATATTGTGACCGGGTTTGAGACCCGGCTGCTGAAAGA includes the following:
- a CDS encoding PAS domain-containing protein, whose product is MTKDDSMLDVTEQELQPNSIFGTAAGMALMGEDGTFMKVNPSLCNFLGYEEQELLGEHAEKVIHPEDLPLIIKDYHSWSEDGMEILHLENRYLHKKGHVLRGLVRVSKLPVMDTCILVIHVTDLTWARQHNGRKTNWEIMKTLYHLDSDAVAVVSLEGRIIRVNGAFEKMFDYSEAEILGQPPPFISNEPLQTIITELKRKKECAPLLKMEYETIKRTKDGQLISVYIKLFPISDEFGKLNAIGAVIKDITEQGVLTSQFHDLVAFNLDPILIFNPGGYVVQSNKAFTELFGWTMDQLLDKHWSRLPFSVLEFRSDFRQLADKVLTDNIVTGFETRLLKENGESVQISLTGFPLKYGRNGTGGATFILRDLSRQKKTEQLMMESEKLSLAGQLAAAIAHEIRNPITSIKGFLKLLQNSERKQQYFEIVNTEIDRIELILSEMLALAKPQTVKFELKNLRAILDQVISLLLGQANMNNIEILLQDYTDLPEIQCDENQIKQVFINFMKNAIEAMPEGGTLTVELLPPKSPNDLDLKIVFTDTGTGIPPELLARIGEPFFTTKQSGTGLGFMTSKNIIENHNGKLNITSKQNEGTSIEIRFPTASS